One genomic window of Polyangium aurulentum includes the following:
- a CDS encoding RCC1 domain-containing protein gives MRTHKLISVVLFSSAALTGCMASEDPLSDELVAEATQAVSVVLDVRVGGSQAFVRVDNDALYGWGANGSSQLGDGTTTNRSAPIHIVDDIIDVAGSTSHSCAVSGAGLVYCFGSNGYNKAGDGSWYTTKATPTQVLGVSDAVAIATGAEHSCAVLASGTVSCWGHNGYKQLGDNSSVQSNATPVAVSGLSDAIAIDAGSYSTCVLRASGNVSCWGNNGLGQLGDGTMTTRATPVAVSGVSNATAIARGSSHGCALLADGTVVCWGSNSYGQLGLGVGSAAYATTPQAVPGLANIVAIGAGTFHTCAVRDDGAAFCWGLDDRQQIGDGNTSGNHHYAPNQVPNLGGSAVSIDGGDGTTCARLSTGTVKCWGSDSSGTLGNGGTLPGSASSTPVTVALP, from the coding sequence ATGCGCACGCACAAGCTGATTTCCGTCGTTCTTTTCTCGTCGGCCGCGCTCACCGGCTGCATGGCCTCCGAGGACCCTCTCAGCGACGAGCTCGTCGCCGAGGCAACCCAGGCCGTGAGCGTCGTGCTGGACGTCCGCGTCGGGGGCTCCCAGGCGTTTGTCCGCGTTGATAACGACGCCCTGTACGGCTGGGGAGCGAACGGCAGCTCGCAGCTCGGCGACGGGACGACCACGAACCGCAGCGCCCCGATTCATATCGTCGACGACATCATCGACGTGGCGGGCTCCACGTCGCATAGCTGCGCCGTGAGCGGCGCCGGGCTCGTGTATTGCTTCGGGAGCAACGGATACAATAAAGCAGGCGACGGCTCCTGGTACACGACGAAGGCCACGCCGACCCAGGTCTTGGGCGTTTCGGACGCCGTCGCCATCGCCACGGGCGCGGAGCACTCCTGCGCGGTCCTGGCGTCCGGCACCGTATCTTGCTGGGGGCACAATGGGTACAAGCAGCTCGGCGACAACTCGAGCGTGCAGTCCAATGCCACGCCCGTGGCGGTCTCGGGCCTCTCCGACGCGATCGCCATCGACGCGGGGAGCTATTCCACCTGCGTCCTGCGCGCCTCTGGGAATGTCTCCTGCTGGGGTAACAACGGGCTCGGCCAGCTCGGCGACGGCACGATGACGACGCGGGCCACGCCGGTGGCTGTCAGCGGGGTCTCGAACGCCACGGCGATCGCGCGTGGGTCGAGCCATGGTTGCGCCCTGCTCGCGGACGGCACCGTGGTTTGCTGGGGCAGCAATTCGTACGGGCAGCTCGGGCTCGGCGTGGGCTCGGCCGCCTATGCCACGACGCCGCAGGCCGTCCCGGGGCTCGCCAATATCGTCGCCATCGGCGCGGGCACCTTCCACACGTGCGCCGTCCGCGATGACGGGGCGGCGTTCTGCTGGGGTCTCGATGACAGGCAGCAGATTGGCGACGGCAACACCAGCGGCAACCACCATTATGCTCCGAACCAGGTGCCGAACCTGGGCGGAAGCGCGGTCTCGATCGACGGCGGCGATGGCACGACCTGCGCGCGCCTCAGCACGGGGACGGTGAAATGCTGGGGAAGCGACTCTTCCGGCACCCTCGGCAACGGCGGCACGCTCCCCGGCAGTGCCAGCAGCACCCCGGTGACCGTGGCGCTGCCCTGA